A stretch of Bradyrhizobium sp. CCBAU 53338 DNA encodes these proteins:
- a CDS encoding helix-turn-helix domain-containing protein, protein MYRWCTDEVEPHDRFDYWREVRAKGLFGVTAELERERRGDFYGEFSLSQVGNGGLVELKASSYAVERSQADIGYAPGDSICVYQQLGGGGWFGGMRSSDFAIANGRFATSHTDLPYRTKPLGDAGFHLRILKIPVSSLATQDKRMRELAPRPFSDPALAPLLEACFAELGEAAAVEGAPDAVPLVQALGQLALIERGVVRPGSRRGQAALRTARLSLARRLIARHLQDPDLAPGRVADLLGVSVRHLHMLFEVAERSFSQTVTEERLKRSRRLMREAPERLIADIATACGFESLATYYRVFNAAYGMAPGDFRAQAAGGR, encoded by the coding sequence GTGTATCGCTGGTGCACCGACGAGGTCGAGCCGCACGACCGCTTCGACTATTGGCGCGAGGTCCGCGCCAAGGGGCTGTTCGGTGTCACCGCGGAACTCGAGCGCGAACGGCGCGGCGACTTCTACGGCGAATTCTCGCTGAGCCAGGTCGGCAATGGCGGCCTGGTGGAGCTGAAGGCGTCATCCTACGCGGTCGAACGCAGCCAGGCCGACATCGGCTACGCGCCGGGTGACAGCATCTGCGTCTACCAGCAGCTCGGCGGCGGAGGCTGGTTCGGCGGCATGCGCTCGAGCGATTTCGCCATTGCCAATGGCAGATTCGCGACCAGCCACACTGACCTGCCCTACCGTACCAAGCCGCTGGGCGATGCCGGCTTTCACCTGCGGATCCTGAAGATCCCTGTCAGCAGTCTTGCGACCCAGGACAAGCGCATGCGCGAGCTTGCGCCCAGACCCTTCAGCGACCCCGCTCTGGCCCCGCTGCTCGAGGCCTGCTTTGCCGAGCTCGGCGAGGCTGCCGCGGTCGAGGGGGCGCCCGATGCCGTGCCGTTGGTGCAGGCGCTGGGGCAGCTCGCGCTGATCGAGCGCGGCGTCGTCAGGCCGGGCAGCCGGCGCGGACAGGCCGCGCTGCGGACCGCCCGCCTGTCGCTGGCGCGGCGTCTGATCGCGCGCCATTTACAAGACCCGGATCTGGCGCCGGGACGGGTGGCAGACCTGCTCGGCGTCTCCGTGCGACACCTGCACATGCTGTTCGAGGTCGCCGAGCGCAGCTTCTCCCAGACCGTGACGGAGGAGCGGCTGAAGAGAAGCCGCCGCCTGATGCGGGAAGCGCCGGAGCGGCTGATCGCCGACATCGCTACCGCATGCGGTTTCGAGAGCCTGGCGACCTATTACCGGGTCTTCAACGCCGCCTATGGCATGGCGCCCGGCGATTTCCGGGCCCAAGCTGCAGGTGGGCGTTAA
- the parE gene encoding DNA topoisomerase IV subunit B produces MSKQLKMKAKDDLFEGNEPKGRAKAAPRASGGEADYTAADIEVLEGLEPVRRRPGMYIGGTDEKALHHLFAEVIDNSMDEALAGHATFIGVELSADGFLTVTDNGRGIPIDPHPKFPKKSALEVIMCTLHSGGKFDSKVYETSGGLHGVGISVVNALSSHLEVEVARGQKLHRMTFERGHPKGKLEDLGKVNNRRGTRVRFKPDTDIFGAKAAFKPQRLFKMTRSKAYLFGGVEIRWNCAPELLKGVEDVPAEATFHFPGGLKDYLAAAIHADTLVHPDIFSGKSGRNGAHGACEWAVAWTADADGFLSSYTNTVPTPDGGTHESGLRSALLRGLKDHAERVGQGKRASSITSEDVMVGAAVMLSVFVREPEFQGQTKDRLATAEAQRIVEQAMKDPFDHWLSGNPNMANRLLDFVIDRAEERLRRRQEKETARKTAGKKLRLPGKLADCTDPGTEGSELFIVEGDSAGGSAKQARDRKTQAVLPLRGKILNVASAGKDKLTANAQLSDLVQAIGCGQLLHYREEDLRYQRIIIMTDADVDGAHIASLLITFFYRQMPKLIDEGHLFLAVPPLYKLTHGQKSVYARDDKHKEELIKSAFNANAKVEVNRFKGLGEMMPAQLKETTMDPSKRTLLKVVLLPDDRDTTADSVERLMGTKAEARFAFISDKAEFASDELLDV; encoded by the coding sequence ATGTCCAAGCAATTGAAGATGAAAGCCAAAGACGATTTGTTCGAGGGTAACGAGCCGAAGGGACGCGCGAAAGCCGCTCCGCGCGCGAGCGGTGGCGAGGCCGATTACACGGCCGCCGACATCGAGGTGCTCGAAGGCCTGGAACCGGTGCGGCGCCGGCCCGGCATGTATATCGGCGGCACCGACGAAAAGGCGCTGCATCACCTCTTCGCCGAGGTCATCGACAACTCGATGGACGAGGCGCTTGCGGGACACGCGACCTTCATCGGCGTCGAGCTCAGCGCTGACGGCTTCCTCACCGTCACGGACAACGGCCGCGGCATACCGATCGATCCGCACCCCAAATTTCCGAAGAAGTCGGCGCTCGAAGTCATCATGTGCACGCTGCATTCGGGCGGCAAGTTCGACAGCAAGGTCTACGAGACATCAGGGGGTCTGCACGGCGTCGGCATCTCCGTGGTGAACGCCCTCTCCTCGCACCTCGAGGTCGAGGTCGCGCGCGGCCAGAAGCTGCATCGCATGACGTTCGAGCGCGGCCATCCCAAGGGCAAGCTCGAGGATCTCGGCAAGGTCAACAACCGCCGCGGCACGCGCGTGCGCTTCAAGCCCGACACCGACATCTTCGGCGCCAAGGCCGCGTTCAAGCCGCAGCGTTTGTTCAAAATGACGCGCTCGAAGGCTTATCTTTTCGGCGGCGTCGAGATCCGCTGGAATTGCGCGCCCGAGCTGCTCAAGGGCGTCGAGGACGTACCGGCGGAGGCAACCTTCCACTTCCCCGGCGGCCTCAAGGACTATCTGGCGGCGGCGATCCATGCCGACACGCTGGTGCATCCTGACATCTTCTCCGGCAAGTCGGGCCGCAACGGCGCGCATGGCGCCTGCGAATGGGCCGTGGCGTGGACCGCGGACGCCGACGGCTTCCTCTCCTCCTACACCAACACGGTGCCGACGCCCGATGGCGGTACGCACGAATCCGGCCTGCGCAGCGCGCTGCTGCGCGGCCTGAAGGATCACGCCGAGCGCGTCGGCCAGGGCAAGCGCGCCTCGTCCATCACCTCGGAAGACGTGATGGTGGGCGCGGCCGTGATGCTCTCGGTGTTCGTGCGCGAGCCCGAATTCCAGGGCCAGACCAAGGATCGCCTCGCTACCGCCGAAGCGCAGCGCATCGTCGAACAGGCGATGAAGGATCCGTTCGACCATTGGCTGTCGGGCAATCCGAACATGGCCAACCGGCTGCTCGATTTCGTGATCGACCGCGCCGAAGAGCGGTTGCGCCGTCGTCAGGAAAAGGAAACCGCGCGGAAAACCGCCGGCAAGAAGCTGCGGCTGCCCGGCAAGCTCGCCGACTGCACCGACCCCGGCACCGAAGGCTCCGAGCTGTTCATCGTCGAGGGCGACTCGGCCGGCGGCAGCGCCAAGCAGGCACGCGATCGCAAGACTCAAGCCGTGCTGCCGCTACGCGGCAAGATCCTCAACGTCGCCTCCGCCGGCAAGGACAAGCTGACGGCGAACGCGCAGCTTTCGGACCTCGTGCAGGCAATCGGCTGCGGCCAGCTCCTGCACTATCGCGAAGAGGATCTGCGCTATCAGCGCATCATCATCATGACCGACGCCGACGTCGACGGCGCGCACATCGCCTCGCTGCTGATCACCTTCTTCTACCGGCAGATGCCCAAGCTGATCGACGAAGGACATCTCTTCCTCGCGGTGCCGCCGCTCTACAAGCTGACCCACGGACAGAAGTCGGTCTACGCACGCGACGACAAGCACAAGGAAGAGCTGATCAAGAGCGCCTTCAACGCCAACGCCAAGGTCGAGGTGAACCGCTTCAAAGGCCTCGGCGAGATGATGCCGGCGCAGCTCAAGGAAACCACCATGGACCCGAGCAAGCGCACGCTGCTCAAGGTGGTGCTGCTGCCCGACGACCGCGACACCACTGCAGATTCGGTCGAGCGGTTGATGGGCACCAAGGCCGAGGCACGCTTCGCCTTCATCTCCGACAAGGCCGAGTTCGCGAGCGACGAGCTGCTCGACGTCTGA
- a CDS encoding FMN-binding negative transcriptional regulator — MYTPPFFKPDRAASLKFAEERGFGTMCAFDGHKPVASPLPFYLTYAADGTPQAAFHVARHNPLVKLADGATSWLLAINGPDAYVSPDWYVSPDQVPTWLYQSVHLGGPVRPMSDDELAVQIDTLSDIFESWLLPKTPWTSAKMTAGRFETLKKAIVGLVMTVDEVEGSFKLNQHKSDADYAAIATALGERDADARQISRLMRQARPQVFEDQAFEDQVFADTNKLERSVS; from the coding sequence ATGTACACGCCACCCTTTTTCAAGCCGGATCGCGCCGCGAGCCTGAAATTCGCCGAGGAGCGCGGTTTCGGCACGATGTGCGCCTTCGACGGCCACAAGCCGGTCGCCTCACCGCTGCCGTTTTACCTGACCTATGCGGCCGATGGCACGCCGCAGGCCGCCTTTCATGTTGCCCGTCACAATCCGCTGGTAAAGCTTGCGGACGGCGCGACGTCCTGGCTGCTCGCGATCAACGGGCCCGATGCCTATGTCTCGCCCGACTGGTACGTATCGCCGGATCAGGTGCCGACCTGGCTCTATCAATCGGTGCATCTGGGCGGCCCGGTGCGGCCGATGTCGGACGATGAGCTGGCGGTTCAGATCGACACGCTCAGCGACATCTTCGAGAGCTGGCTGTTGCCGAAGACGCCGTGGACGTCGGCGAAGATGACGGCCGGCCGGTTCGAGACATTGAAGAAGGCGATCGTGGGTCTGGTGATGACCGTTGACGAGGTCGAAGGCAGCTTCAAGCTCAACCAGCACAAATCGGACGCCGACTATGCGGCGATCGCGACTGCGCTGGGCGAGCGCGATGCCGACGCCAGGCAGATTTCACGATTGATGCGGCAGGCAAGGCCGCAAGTGTTCGAAGATCAAGCGTTCGAAGATCAAGTTTTTGCGGATACGAACAAGCTCGAAAGGAGCGTGTCATGA
- a CDS encoding SDR family NAD(P)-dependent oxidoreductase — MTSNRFDLRGKVAIVTGGNGGIGLGLAHGLADAGADIAVIGRNEAKSAAAVADLKARGVKAIPVTTDVTDKAAVAAMIDRVVKELGRIDILINNAGMSIRKPPHELELDEWNKVIDTNLTSAFVCSKLAYPALKASGNGKVINIGSMMSIFGASFATAYAASKGGIVQYTRACANAWAPDNIQVNAILPGWIDTDLTRGARKEVSGLHERVLARTPAGRWGDIDDFAGIAVFLASSASNFVTGTAIPVDGGFSVMA; from the coding sequence ATGACATCCAACCGGTTCGATCTCCGCGGCAAGGTCGCGATCGTCACGGGAGGCAACGGCGGCATCGGGCTTGGCCTCGCGCACGGGCTCGCCGACGCCGGCGCCGATATCGCAGTGATCGGACGCAACGAAGCCAAGTCGGCCGCGGCCGTCGCCGATCTCAAAGCGCGCGGCGTGAAGGCGATACCAGTCACCACCGACGTCACCGACAAGGCCGCGGTCGCAGCCATGATCGACCGCGTCGTCAAGGAGCTCGGTCGCATCGACATTCTGATCAACAACGCCGGCATGAGCATCCGCAAGCCGCCGCACGAGCTCGAGCTCGACGAGTGGAACAAGGTGATCGACACCAACCTCACCAGCGCCTTCGTCTGCTCGAAGCTGGCCTACCCGGCGCTCAAGGCATCGGGCAACGGCAAGGTGATCAACATCGGCTCGATGATGTCGATCTTCGGCGCAAGCTTTGCGACCGCCTATGCGGCAAGCAAGGGCGGCATCGTGCAGTACACGCGCGCCTGCGCCAATGCCTGGGCACCGGACAACATCCAGGTCAATGCGATCCTGCCGGGCTGGATCGACACCGACCTCACCCGCGGCGCGCGCAAAGAGGTCTCGGGCCTGCACGAGCGCGTGCTGGCGCGGACGCCCGCGGGGCGCTGGGGCGACATCGACGACTTCGCCGGCATCGCCGTCTTCCTCGCCTCATCAGCCTCGAACTTCGTCACGGGCACCGCGATCCCCGTCGACGGCGGCTTCTCGGTCATGGCCTGA
- a CDS encoding outer membrane protein encodes MRNKLIAAFACTTALVSTGAASAADLAARPYTKAPAYIEPLFNWTGFYVGGHIGGAWTNEQFVNNGVGAAFGDLTPGQGYRQRNSGVMGGAQIGYNWQANNYVFGMEGTISGLDNKGSFTNTAFGAANDVFSWRANVLATVVGRAGFAVQNNLFYFKGGYAGVNNRLSVTDPVVTGTGGQTHWANGWTVGAGWEYGITRNWIVGLEYNYAAFGSQTYQLGGTAGNYTFDAKPRDIQWAVVRASYKFDAPVIARY; translated from the coding sequence ATGCGTAACAAGTTGATTGCCGCCTTCGCCTGCACGACCGCTCTGGTTTCGACCGGCGCTGCTTCCGCCGCCGATCTCGCCGCGCGCCCGTACACGAAGGCGCCTGCCTATATCGAGCCGCTGTTCAACTGGACTGGTTTCTATGTCGGCGGCCATATCGGCGGCGCATGGACCAACGAGCAGTTCGTCAACAATGGCGTCGGCGCGGCGTTCGGCGATCTGACGCCGGGCCAGGGTTATCGCCAGCGCAACTCCGGTGTCATGGGCGGCGCCCAGATCGGCTACAACTGGCAGGCCAACAACTACGTGTTCGGCATGGAAGGCACGATCTCCGGCCTCGACAACAAGGGCTCGTTCACGAATACCGCATTCGGCGCAGCGAACGACGTGTTCTCCTGGCGCGCCAACGTTCTTGCTACCGTCGTCGGCCGCGCCGGCTTCGCAGTCCAGAACAACCTGTTCTACTTCAAGGGCGGCTACGCCGGCGTCAACAACCGGCTCTCGGTCACGGATCCCGTTGTAACGGGTACGGGCGGTCAGACCCACTGGGCCAACGGCTGGACCGTCGGCGCCGGCTGGGAATACGGCATCACCCGCAACTGGATCGTCGGCCTCGAATACAACTACGCGGCCTTCGGCAGCCAGACCTATCAGCTCGGCGGCACCGCGGGCAACTACACGTTCGATGCCAAGCCGCGCGACATCCAGTGGGCTGTCGTTCGCGCCAGCTACAAGTTCGACGCGCCTGTGATCGCGCGCTACTGA
- a CDS encoding DedA family protein, translating to MEQYAHALADFVRLHQAWAAPIVFVLAFGESLAFISLLIPAWGALVAIGALIGASGISFYPIWIAGAFGAALGDWVSYWFGYRYKEHVAQIWPLSRYPEILPRGEAFVRNWGVPSIFIGRFFGPLRASVPLAAGIFEMPYWSFQVANFVSALVWSAALLLFGDVIAKAMEWIWRVI from the coding sequence ATGGAGCAGTACGCGCACGCACTGGCCGATTTCGTGCGCCTTCACCAGGCCTGGGCTGCCCCGATCGTGTTCGTGCTGGCATTCGGGGAATCGCTCGCCTTCATCTCGCTGCTGATCCCGGCCTGGGGCGCGCTGGTCGCCATCGGCGCGCTGATCGGTGCGAGCGGCATCAGTTTCTATCCAATCTGGATTGCCGGCGCGTTCGGCGCTGCCCTCGGCGACTGGGTCTCCTACTGGTTCGGCTATCGCTACAAGGAACACGTCGCGCAGATCTGGCCGCTGTCGCGCTACCCGGAAATCCTGCCCAGGGGCGAGGCGTTCGTGCGCAACTGGGGCGTGCCCAGCATTTTCATCGGCCGCTTCTTCGGCCCCTTGCGTGCCTCCGTGCCGCTCGCCGCCGGCATTTTCGAGATGCCTTACTGGAGTTTCCAGGTCGCCAATTTCGTCTCCGCGCTGGTCTGGTCGGCGGCGCTGCTGCTGTTCGGCGACGTGATCGCGAAGGCCATGGAGTGGATCTGGCGCGTCATCTGA
- a CDS encoding FAD-dependent oxidoreductase, protein MEPATSDQPASRVRKVRCCVVGGGPAGMMLGYLLGRAGIDVVVLEKHADFFRDFRGDTVHPSTLQVMDELGLIDGFLKLPHQRLQTMDGMVGGARVRIADLRRLDTKYPFIAFMPQWDFLNFLREAGKRFASLDVLMSTEAVDLIRRGEAIAGVRARTSDGVIDIEADLTIACDGRHSTVRERAGLAVEEIGAPMDVLWFRVGRKADETENLFARIEPGRMMVTFDRGDYWQCAYVIAKGQYDAVKARGLQALLDDVVRMAPVLKHGIGDVKSIDDVKLLTVAINRLPRWTRPGLLCIGDAAHAMSPVGGVGVNLAVQDAVATANLLADRLGRGCPSEDELDAVRRRRAFPVKMTQAMQVIVQNNIISGALKGADRPLKAPLILRLISAWPWLQGIPARFIAIGVRPEHVHSKAAPAP, encoded by the coding sequence ATGGAACCAGCCACGTCAGATCAACCCGCGTCGCGCGTGCGCAAAGTCCGGTGCTGCGTCGTTGGCGGCGGTCCCGCCGGCATGATGCTCGGCTATCTGCTGGGGCGCGCCGGCATCGATGTCGTGGTGTTGGAGAAGCATGCTGATTTCTTCCGCGACTTTCGCGGCGACACGGTGCATCCCTCGACGCTCCAGGTGATGGACGAGCTCGGCCTGATCGACGGCTTCCTGAAGCTGCCGCATCAGCGCCTGCAGACGATGGATGGCATGGTCGGCGGCGCCAGGGTGCGGATCGCCGATCTCAGGCGGCTGGATACGAAGTACCCGTTCATCGCCTTCATGCCGCAATGGGATTTTCTCAATTTCCTGCGCGAGGCGGGCAAACGCTTCGCCTCGCTCGACGTGCTGATGAGCACGGAGGCCGTCGACCTGATCCGCCGCGGCGAGGCCATCGCCGGCGTGCGCGCCAGGACGTCTGACGGCGTCATCGACATCGAGGCCGATCTCACCATCGCCTGCGACGGCCGGCATTCGACGGTGCGCGAACGCGCTGGCCTTGCCGTCGAGGAGATCGGCGCGCCGATGGACGTGCTCTGGTTCCGCGTCGGCCGCAAGGCCGACGAGACCGAGAACCTGTTTGCCCGCATCGAGCCCGGCAGAATGATGGTCACTTTCGACCGCGGCGATTACTGGCAATGCGCCTACGTCATCGCAAAGGGGCAGTACGATGCGGTGAAGGCGAGGGGACTACAGGCGCTGCTGGACGATGTCGTGCGCATGGCGCCGGTCCTCAAGCATGGGATCGGCGACGTGAAGAGCATTGACGACGTCAAGCTCCTTACCGTCGCGATCAACCGCCTGCCGCGCTGGACGCGGCCGGGCCTGCTCTGCATCGGCGATGCCGCGCATGCGATGTCGCCCGTCGGCGGCGTCGGCGTCAATCTTGCCGTGCAGGATGCGGTCGCGACCGCAAACCTGCTCGCGGACAGGCTGGGGCGCGGCTGTCCTTCCGAGGACGAACTCGATGCCGTCAGGCGCCGCCGCGCGTTCCCGGTGAAGATGACGCAGGCGATGCAGGTGATCGTGCAGAACAACATCATCAGCGGCGCACTGAAGGGCGCAGATCGGCCGCTCAAGGCGCCGCTGATCCTGCGTCTGATCTCCGCATGGCCGTGGCTCCAGGGCATTCCCGCGCGCTTCATCGCCATCGGCGTGCGACCCGAGCACGTGCATTCGAAAGCCGCGCCGGCGCCCTGA
- a CDS encoding outer membrane protein: MKKIALALTAIAAMTGSASAADLAARPYVKAPMVAPVANWTGFYIFGGAGGGLSNSDQSIQTNPGAVPLTITQRQGGSGWFGTVGAGYDWQFNSTWVAGVFADGQFGSIRATLQDPINGFTGNQKLEDSWAAGVRLGWLVAPNVLSYVNGGYSGAHFGGTTFTTLGGAATGIHTNSYNRNGWFVGGGFENSLNIFGISSPGWFMKTEYRSAFYDTKTINELTAANASNGFDIRANHWNQTISTSLVYRFNWTGPVVAKY; encoded by the coding sequence ATGAAGAAGATTGCTCTCGCACTGACCGCGATTGCGGCGATGACCGGTTCGGCTTCGGCCGCCGACCTTGCCGCCCGTCCGTACGTGAAGGCTCCGATGGTTGCACCGGTTGCCAACTGGACCGGCTTCTACATCTTCGGTGGCGCTGGCGGCGGTCTTTCGAACTCCGACCAGTCGATCCAGACCAATCCCGGCGCGGTTCCGCTCACCATCACCCAGCGTCAGGGTGGTTCGGGCTGGTTCGGCACCGTCGGCGCCGGCTATGACTGGCAGTTCAACAGCACCTGGGTCGCCGGCGTGTTCGCTGACGGTCAGTTCGGCAGCATCCGCGCCACCCTGCAGGATCCGATCAACGGGTTCACCGGCAACCAGAAGCTGGAAGACTCGTGGGCCGCTGGTGTTCGCCTCGGCTGGCTGGTTGCCCCGAACGTTCTCTCCTACGTCAACGGCGGTTACTCCGGCGCTCACTTCGGTGGCACCACCTTCACGACCTTGGGTGGCGCTGCGACCGGCATCCACACCAACAGCTACAACCGCAACGGCTGGTTCGTCGGCGGCGGCTTCGAGAACAGCCTGAACATTTTCGGCATCTCCTCCCCCGGCTGGTTCATGAAGACCGAGTATCGTTCGGCCTTCTACGACACCAAGACCATCAACGAGCTGACCGCTGCGAACGCTTCCAATGGCTTCGACATTCGTGCGAACCACTGGAACCAGACGATCTCGACCTCGCTGGTCTACCGCTTCAACTGGACCGGCCCGGTCGTCGCCAAGTACTGA
- a CDS encoding caspase family protein, which translates to MTRRVFRILSALGLAACLSGFAGAAHAEKRVALVIGNNDYKNVPKLLKAVNDARTMGDTLKQLGFQVMVAENQNRQQFTETLLAFDRVIEPGDTAFFFYAGHGFEIAGQNYLLPTDVPAATEGQEELVRDASILADRVVERLQNKKARTSILVFDACRNNPFERSGTRAVAGGGGLAPMTQLPEGVFSVFSAGPRQTALDRLSNDDANPNSVFTRTFARELLQPGENLVQVAQHTRRLVSEMADTVKHKQVPVYFDQMVDDVFLSGAAKDAAAAVARPADPPSQKVAALPPVSVPRVPKEETTNAPIASFSRHNGGWSVTFSFADPTIGISWRMAGSGDFRETGFIDTLDPRTRKRMPNPSIELPPDAQAGTIEVRYVDASGDMQGPFPIKFDPEAALIRDQRKILDMTATSWLSFRQFNGLLVYYSHLVSYRCAIREARIGIDTAVPDKVLKLPPCDLRDPSAITAGMLLYEKLPPATQFMSVELTYRDGSVSEVKSFRTSNRSNN; encoded by the coding sequence ATGACGCGTCGGGTTTTCAGGATTTTGTCGGCGCTTGGCCTCGCAGCCTGCCTCAGCGGCTTCGCAGGCGCTGCACACGCCGAAAAGCGCGTTGCGCTCGTGATCGGCAACAACGACTACAAGAACGTTCCCAAACTGCTGAAGGCCGTCAACGACGCCCGCACCATGGGCGACACGCTGAAGCAGCTCGGCTTCCAGGTGATGGTCGCCGAAAACCAGAACCGTCAGCAATTCACCGAGACACTGCTCGCCTTCGACCGGGTGATCGAGCCCGGCGACACCGCGTTCTTCTTCTATGCCGGCCATGGTTTCGAGATCGCGGGCCAGAACTACCTGCTGCCGACCGATGTGCCGGCGGCGACCGAGGGCCAGGAAGAGCTGGTGCGCGATGCCTCCATTCTGGCTGACCGCGTCGTCGAGCGTCTCCAGAACAAGAAGGCGCGCACCTCGATCCTGGTGTTCGACGCCTGCCGCAACAATCCGTTCGAACGATCAGGCACGCGCGCAGTCGCCGGCGGCGGCGGCCTTGCGCCGATGACGCAATTGCCCGAGGGCGTGTTCTCGGTATTCTCGGCAGGACCGCGTCAGACCGCGCTCGATCGTCTCTCCAACGACGACGCCAATCCCAATTCGGTGTTTACACGCACCTTCGCCAGGGAGCTGCTCCAGCCCGGCGAAAACCTCGTGCAGGTCGCCCAGCACACGCGCCGCTTGGTCAGCGAGATGGCCGACACCGTCAAACACAAGCAGGTGCCTGTCTATTTCGACCAGATGGTCGACGACGTCTTCCTCAGCGGCGCCGCGAAGGACGCGGCGGCGGCCGTAGCGCGTCCGGCCGATCCGCCGTCGCAGAAGGTCGCAGCGCTGCCGCCGGTCTCCGTGCCACGCGTGCCGAAGGAGGAGACCACCAATGCGCCGATCGCGAGCTTTTCCCGTCACAACGGCGGCTGGAGCGTGACGTTCTCCTTCGCCGATCCCACCATCGGCATTTCCTGGCGCATGGCCGGCAGCGGCGATTTCCGCGAAACCGGCTTCATCGACACGCTCGATCCGCGCACGCGCAAGCGGATGCCGAACCCGTCGATCGAGCTGCCCCCGGACGCGCAGGCCGGCACCATCGAGGTGCGCTACGTCGACGCCTCCGGTGACATGCAGGGCCCGTTCCCGATCAAGTTCGACCCGGAAGCGGCGCTGATACGCGACCAGCGCAAGATCCTCGACATGACCGCGACGAGTTGGTTGTCGTTCCGTCAGTTCAACGGGCTCCTGGTCTATTATTCCCATCTGGTGTCGTACCGCTGCGCGATCCGCGAAGCACGGATCGGCATCGATACGGCGGTGCCGGACAAGGTGCTGAAGCTGCCGCCCTGCGATCTCCGCGATCCCTCCGCCATCACGGCCGGGATGCTGCTCTACGAGAAGCTTCCCCCTGCGACGCAGTTCATGTCCGTCGAATTGACTTACCGTGACGGCAGCGTGTCGGAGGTGAAGAGTTTCCGCACGTCCAACCGCAGCAACAATTGA